TCGACTCCTGCGTATGTGCATTATCATCAAAACCACTTTTTAAATCATGAAGAAGCGTTTGAATTAGATTTCTACTTGCCTATCAGTTTCTTCTAACAATTTCTTTTAAAAAGCTTTGCTTCACGTTCAATGCTTTACTATTGTGTCAGATGAAAATGCCCGGCATTGACGTCGGACTTTATAGAATAAGTTGAAAATGAAATGAATATAGAACATCTCAAGCTTTTCGTTCGTTTGGCATCAACGCACAACATCAGCATGGCAGGGCAAGAGCTTGGATTATCGCCAGCCGTTGCCAGCGCCCACATCAATAAGTTGGAAGAAGGGCTAGGCGTTCGCCTTGTGCACCGAACCACACGTAAGGTCTCATTAACGGAAGAAGGTCAGGCATTTTTGCCACACGCAGAAGAAGTGCTTGCAACGGTAGAAGCGGCACGAGGTGCGGTCGGAGTAGGTCATAGCGCACCAACCGGCACGCTTAGAGTTACAGCGCCAGCGTCGTTTGGGCGTTTGCATCTTGTGCCTGCACTCAAAGGCTTTATGGCGACTTACCCCGAGCTTACGGTGGATTTTCGTTTCTCCGATTCCATCATTGATATGGTTGAAGGCGGGTTCGATGTCGCGATTCGTCTTGCAGAGTTGAAAGACTCAACGCTGGTGGCACGTAAACTAGCACCGGATCGCCGTATCATTGTTGCTTCACCAGAGTATTTAGAAAAGCACGGTACGCCGAAAACACCACAAGAACTTGCTGAGCACGAATGCGTGACGCTAATGGGGCTAGACAATTGGGTGTTTGAAACCCCAGATGGTCATTATGCGATGCGCGCTTCGGGCAGCTTTAGAACCGATAACGGCGATGCGATGCGTGATGCTTGTATCGATGGACTTGGTGTGTCGATCAACTCGATTTGGAGTGTCTACAAACAGCTTCAAGCCGGTGAGTTGGTTGAAATCTTGGAAGACTACCCATTGGTGATGAACGCCAGCATTTGGGCTGTTTACCCTAGCTCACGTTTGATCGCACCTAAGGTTCGTGCCTTTATTGATTACTTTGCCGAGCATTACGGGCAGCCACCTTACTGGGAAACCGAACTGGCTACCCATCAGAAATAAACAAAAACGCTTTCCAATCGGAAAGCGTTTTTTATTGTATTTACCTAGCGAGAAAGAGAATGACTACCAAGAGAAGGTCTGGATGACGTTGTCTTTTGCCATTGGGTTAGATGCAATCGCGTGATTGATGTTTCTCAGAAAATCCTCGCGTGAATCCAACAACCAACCTTTCTGTGGAACGATGTTGTTACCATGGTCGCCCCAGTAGAAGGTATCAATGTTCAAGTTCTCGAGTAGGTATTTCTCTTCCTCAAGCACTTGAAGTTGCGTTGGCATAATGAACTCACCATTCTTCACTTCTTGTTCCATTACCGTACCCGGTTGAATCGCAAGTGCCATCGGAGCAATTTGCTCAGGATTAATTTGGTTCAAGATGTCTGTTGTCGCAATAATGTGTTCTTTTGAACGTTCACGACCACCAAGGCCAAAGATGAAAGACAGCAGAACTTGAATGCCTGCTTCTTTTGCCATTGCCATGCCTTCGATCGCTTGCTCTGGTGACATACGTTTTTTAATGCGTTCTAGAACAACGCGGTCGCCAGATTCAAGGCCAGAATAGGCCATATCTAACCCCGCATCTTTTAGCTCTTTCAATTCAGCAATGGTTTTACGGCGGAAATCGTTCAATCCACTGTAAAGAGAAATCTTTTTGCACTCAGGAAACGTTGAACGCAGTTTGTCGAAGATCTTAAGCAAGTAATCCGTACGTGCCGCCATAACGTTACCATCAATCAAAAAGATCGATTCTACATGCGGGTAGATAAGACGTGCTTCTTCAATGTCTTTAAACACGTCTTCAACAGGGCGTATCTTAAAGCGTTTGTCATCAAACATGCTGCAAAACGTGCAGGTGTTTATGCTACAACCCAATGTGGTTTGGATTAAGATGCTGCGGTATTCCGGCCATGGTCGGTAAACTTTGCCCTCATAGTTCATAGTTGGATCTCCAGTTAAAAGCGGGATGATTCGATGTCATCACTCGCGAAAGATAATGGGAACGAACGCGTTTGAGTCTGGCGTTTGTCCCGATGGCTGAAGGTTAACAAGAGAAGGCTTTGTTGATAATTGGCCTTTATATCAAATGAGTTTTTAGATTTTATTGAAAATGAACAATGATGGCAGTTTTAGAAGCACGAGGCGGAAACGTGAGAAACAGAAACATAGAGACCAGTACACAGAAATCAGTACGTAAAAATAAGAACACCCAGCCGAAGCTAGGTGTTTAATAGGAATCAACCGTGTTGAATTAAGCGAGTTTGGCAATCACTGCTTCAATCGCGTCTACCACTTGTTGTGATTTGGAGTCATTCAACGCATCACGATGAGGAGCGGCAAAAGCTTCAATGTCGTTGTCGAAGTACGAACCATGCGCTTGAGCAAATTCATCCGATAGTGCAGCACGAATTAGAATGTCTGCGCCCAAACTAATGTCATTACCCGCGATACCGTAAGCGTCTTTCACCATTTTGCTGCCAAGGAATGATTTTGGATTGACGGAAACCACCATCGGGCCGACATTTTTCAACTGCAATCCCATAACGCGTGACCACATGGTCAGTGCCAGTTTGCTTTGAGCGTAAGCTTCACCGTCTGACAGTGGTTTTTTGCCCATCAAGGCTTCGATGCTCACTGGTGCTTGTGCCGCAGAAGATAGGTTTACGATACGACCTGTGTTACCAAGTAGTGGGAGCAACTCTTTTGTCAGCATGTATGGCGCAATGGTGTTAACGGCAAAGCGCACATCAAGACCTTCTTGAGTTCTTGAGTTAGGTGTCGCGAATACGCCTGCGTTATTGATGATCACATCCAGTTTGCCAAAGCGCTCTGCCACTTCTGCAACCATCTGTTTAACGGCTTTGACTGAAGACAGATCAGCAACGATGCTTTCCACTTTGCCAGCGTTCATCTCAATCAAGCTTTGCTCTACGTTTTGTAGTTTAGCCTCGTTGCGGCCATGAACAATCACGTGGTGACCATCTGCCACTAACATCTTTGCTGTTTCTAAACCAATGCCGTCTGTAGCGCCAGTAATCAGGATGATTTTTTGCATAATTGAGATTCCTCATGAAGTCGTTATGCAACAATCATAGAGTGAACAGAGTGATTAAACTATCGAGGTAAAGAGGGAAACACTTTATACGCAAAATTGAAAATCAATTTGTTATCTTTTTGTGGGCGATACGACGAATTAACCGCCCACGAAATGCTATGGTTATTTTAAGCATTGCTCAAGATTTGAGCAGCTTGATTAACTAAAATACACTCAGCCCAAGAGGTCTTTATGTTAGGCGAAAATCACTCATTAACTCATGAATTCCCAGAACATTTGGATACCATCAATCAGCTGACAGCAAGTGACGCCTCGTTTGCTGAAAACGCTAAAAGCTACAACTCTCTCGATAAAGAAATCCGCGAACTAGAATTGCGAGGAAACCCACTCGACGACCATGAAATGAACACACTTAAACATAATCGTGCGGAGCTAAAAGACTGGCTTTACACAAAAATTATGAGCGCATAATTAAGACTGTGACTCCATGGATGGCGGCTCGAATTTCGAGCCGTTTTTTATGCCGTTTTTATACTGGTTCTACACGCTACTCGACAGGTAAGTGCCCTGTCTTTACCCAGATGATCGTCTCTTGATCAACAAAAGGAAAATGCTCGCTCATGTGTGGGTTGCGTAACCACGTATGCTGGGGGTAGTGACCTAATTCATCATTAAACTCACCAGACAGAACAAAGATCTCTTCCCCTCCAAAATGGCGATGAGGTTGAAACTTCTCATTTTTGGGCCATTTCACTAACGCCACATGCTCGTGTTCGAAATCGTGCAAGGGCATCACCTGCAGTCCACCGATGCCTTGCAACCACGGGGCTTCGTTGGTGTCGATGCGCACCGTTTTCAGATCATCGGGAGCGAACTGGTTGAGCTTAACCAAAATTATGCAGCCTTCTTTGCTAAAGGGCGCGTGTTGGCTTCCTGGCGGATTGCGTAAGTAAGTCCCGGTGGGGTAATCACCATGCTCGTCAGAAAACACCCCTTCGAGCACCAGTATCTCTTCTCCATATGGGTGAGGGTGGGTCGAAAACTGTGAATTTGGCTCATAACGTACCACGCTAGTGGTGTGCCCAGATTCTTTGGCTTCTCGTTCTAGTGGCTTTCGCCAAACGCCTAATGCTGGGCTGGCAATCCAATCTTGTTGTGCGGTGTTAATCACCAACCGTTGTGAAAAATCCATGTTTAACATTGCTTGTTACCGGTGTCAGTCATGTTTGGAATAAGTATATACCCAAGTGACTTCAAGATGCAGGATTCAGAGCGTTGTCACTGATTTAAGTTCAAGGAAAACAACGCAGCGTAATAGCAAGCTCTTTCCAAGTTGTTTGACGATGAAATTGCGTCAGTGACACGCTCCCAAAGGGCGAGTTGCCTTGGCTTGTATGCTTCGTTAACAATTTTTTATTTAGAGCCACTAGATCTTCAAATTGTTGCCTCGCCTTCAAACCAAGTCATTCTCGCTGAACCTAGCACTTTGAGGTTACTTGGGTATACACAGTTTCAAACTACGCGTGTCTTGTCTGTTTGGCGGCTCTGATTTTTATCGTTTTAGCTCGCTGAACAAACATGAGGTAAGGCGGGGAGATGCGATGAGCAAACTGGACGTGTGATGGTCAATAATCATTAACCTTATGATTATTATTGATAATGTTCACACAAAATGATTTTACAAATTGTTACATGCTTCGCTTTTTTTAATTTTTGTTATGTTATAACATCCGCGAAATATTTGATGGTGTTATAACATAACAAAATAAGGAAAAACGTTGTGAATAAAAAATTGGTCTCTTTAGCGGTTGGTAGTTTGTTTGTTTCCCCAGTTTTCGCCGATACGCTTTCGAACCCTCAGATTGGCGTGGTACTAGACGGTTACTATCAAGATGGCCAGCGTCATAACTCAGAGCGTGAAGAAGGTTTTGGCCTGGGTCATACTGAGCTGAACATGTCTGCAAACATTGATGATAAATTCCACGGTGCACTAACGGCGGTTCTAGAAAGCCACGGTGATGAAACCGAGCTGATGCTTGAAGAGGCGTTTATTGAGACACTAGCACTACCATACGGCTTAAATGTACGTGCAGGTCGCTTCCTATCTGACTTTG
This portion of the Vibrio hyugaensis genome encodes:
- a CDS encoding SDR family NAD(P)-dependent oxidoreductase produces the protein MQKIILITGATDGIGLETAKMLVADGHHVIVHGRNEAKLQNVEQSLIEMNAGKVESIVADLSSVKAVKQMVAEVAERFGKLDVIINNAGVFATPNSRTQEGLDVRFAVNTIAPYMLTKELLPLLGNTGRIVNLSSAAQAPVSIEALMGKKPLSDGEAYAQSKLALTMWSRVMGLQLKNVGPMVVSVNPKSFLGSKMVKDAYGIAGNDISLGADILIRAALSDEFAQAHGSYFDNDIEAFAAPHRDALNDSKSQQVVDAIEAVIAKLA
- a CDS encoding LysR family transcriptional regulator, which gives rise to MNIEHLKLFVRLASTHNISMAGQELGLSPAVASAHINKLEEGLGVRLVHRTTRKVSLTEEGQAFLPHAEEVLATVEAARGAVGVGHSAPTGTLRVTAPASFGRLHLVPALKGFMATYPELTVDFRFSDSIIDMVEGGFDVAIRLAELKDSTLVARKLAPDRRIIVASPEYLEKHGTPKTPQELAEHECVTLMGLDNWVFETPDGHYAMRASGSFRTDNGDAMRDACIDGLGVSINSIWSVYKQLQAGELVEILEDYPLVMNASIWAVYPSSRLIAPKVRAFIDYFAEHYGQPPYWETELATHQK
- a CDS encoding B12-binding domain-containing radical SAM protein, encoding MNYEGKVYRPWPEYRSILIQTTLGCSINTCTFCSMFDDKRFKIRPVEDVFKDIEEARLIYPHVESIFLIDGNVMAARTDYLLKIFDKLRSTFPECKKISLYSGLNDFRRKTIAELKELKDAGLDMAYSGLESGDRVVLERIKKRMSPEQAIEGMAMAKEAGIQVLLSFIFGLGGRERSKEHIIATTDILNQINPEQIAPMALAIQPGTVMEQEVKNGEFIMPTQLQVLEEEKYLLENLNIDTFYWGDHGNNIVPQKGWLLDSREDFLRNINHAIASNPMAKDNVIQTFSW
- a CDS encoding cupin domain-containing protein, with protein sequence MLNMDFSQRLVINTAQQDWIASPALGVWRKPLEREAKESGHTTSVVRYEPNSQFSTHPHPYGEEILVLEGVFSDEHGDYPTGTYLRNPPGSQHAPFSKEGCIILVKLNQFAPDDLKTVRIDTNEAPWLQGIGGLQVMPLHDFEHEHVALVKWPKNEKFQPHRHFGGEEIFVLSGEFNDELGHYPQHTWLRNPHMSEHFPFVDQETIIWVKTGHLPVE
- a CDS encoding YdcH family protein, whose protein sequence is MLGENHSLTHEFPEHLDTINQLTASDASFAENAKSYNSLDKEIRELELRGNPLDDHEMNTLKHNRAELKDWLYTKIMSA